Proteins encoded by one window of Brienomyrus brachyistius isolate T26 chromosome 1, BBRACH_0.4, whole genome shotgun sequence:
- the LOC125732318 gene encoding rho GTPase-activating protein 21-like isoform X3 yields the protein MLAQRIVSLAEADHTPHVEDSPWARSAGPEGWLSESCWARQPNWATLGLEWKHLSGVVQGRQEQASDGNCDGTGAKRKDAPEQSEEPSPCEEEPFSWPGPKTLRLRRTSQGFGFTLRHFIVYPPESAVHLSLKDEDNGGRGRQRSRLEPMDTIFVKQVKEGGPAHGAGLCTGDRIVKVNGESIIGKTYSQVIALIQNSDASLELCVMPKDEDILQLAYSQDAYLKGNDAYSGNARNIPEPPPICYPRIDCIPLGMAQTPEPSSSAETPRTPGQGVRGAWLGASVGGQPDHGYCMEIPVTPSPPQCPKSQTVVCVCSESVRTLAVPLDTRAPRAGPSHRTEENRYSPAVSEHILGMARPIASPAVSPSAGGQSQHPSPRSSDPSVFPMGSRTVGLSPSRPDPHTVTPRSSTMTSMDPSPVASNHCSPSSPASSTTSPAAHQNIDWRNYTTYKEYMDTKRLYMYGCRTIQERLDSLRAASQTGAEHKPRASSVSQVRRRSTSHDRAPQSTVTPPPPRSASQERLGGPERTTLVKEWPRSASQDALASTPPWPAKPRARSCDYLGREGFTSGRDRQGLSPIEPEDKPPCFREAASAGRQPSSARSLGAAHRTPPVYGSDSRLGAASFRNSPLALSFARPPRLPLTSSTLAQSPTTSSYALPLASHLSEARSRALSLRELTSSTRTYSVPAMTSAQQDKSPLVASPSNGPAPQPAANGQSPVEGEGTPVVDSVVLRKKPTPGGLHPLRHPSYILAVNEPDGELSPSATCWLPNDARREVHMKRLGEQRKASNSSNLGDSLDSIPFIDEPSSPSADHDALHIPASAVISVTPTITMVPPSPTSPTPVIRRQLSHDQDSLRLTILESDCDAKTERSKSCDEGLDNYKEEGRRGSSLKSIAGLRALRKMTDRSSDDSGSQKDSASEVFSDATKEGLLHFRQLGTDKSKRVGGGMRPWKQMYAVLRGHSLCLYKDRKEGLAHANSQSEDEPQPISIKACLIDISYSDTKRKNVLRLTTSDCEYLFQAEDREDMLSWIRVIQENSNLDEENEGVTSRDLISRRIREYNSLMSPPSTKTEPSPKPPRQSLIQNFLGGKGEPKASIPHSPKQDAERKVLHKDDSSPPKDKSTRRKGIPSLIRKPFEKKTSQGITFGVRLDDCPPALTNPFVPLIVEVCCKLVEERGLEYTGIYRVPGNNAAISSMQEELNNKGLDDIDIQDDKWKDLNVISSLLKSFFRKLPEPLFTNEKYGDFIEANRLEDATERLKTLKRLLHELPSHHYETLKFLSAHLKTVAENSEKNKMEPRNLAIVFGPTLVRSSEDNMTHMVTHMPDQYKIVETLIQHYDWFFTEDGNEEPMTAVQQENTVECQPVPNIDHLLTNIGRTGTSPGDVSDSASDSAKSKQGSWGSGKDLRKDLPVSCIFAVANRRRKSPKEKLQPSSSDDDLDGGLLGRGLAEQDQNRDASWLRNRAGQEDKTGVGECQESGKENGKGSEPAVKMEKDHWNSFLVKEKSSPAQLSPSPSPSPRHTGSPSFSFRTAAPGKSSLSEPSSLLDEIVSDLGTMSSQASVHRVRQRKRTGLEGRAGEAATAAAEVSSITSDYSTTSSMTFLMGADGSTLSPEVRSVAESRGDEADDERSELVSEGRPVETDSESDFSVFAGGSPALDSEKVMGCPLDPTSGDLGDAEDNDTARSEGRCLFSTHKLVECDTLSRRRSLRQKTDSESSEGGRSDRESNRLSRVLEVMKKGRSGGSLSTPSRAESERQEPAWKLKITERLKFRLKTSADDMFGVGTPKAAAPAPPETRRKKNVRRRHTMGGQRDFAELAVIGSWKGRGDRSAEAELSAMDRLKPKCSSQDFSIREWIARERCRGGPEPAPDTAADGGGCAQPVQDETSAATSADPQQVEQANGGGLQAKNKQALSLAADAHPHKLSGAQVVRSRFYQYL from the exons ATGCTGGCCCAAAGGATTGTATCCCTGGCCGAGGCTGATCACACCCCCCACGTGGAGGACAGCCCGTGGGCCCGGTCAGCAGGACCTGAGGGTTGGTTATCTGAATCCTGCTGGGCTCGCCAGCCGAATTGGGCCACCCTGGGGTTGGAATGGAAGCATCTCAGCGGAGTTGTTCAAGGTAGACAAGAACAGGCTTCGGATGGAAACTGTGATGGAACTGGG gccaaaCGGAAGGACGCACCGGAGCAGAGCGAAGAGCCATCGCCCTGTGAGGAGGAGCCCTTCTCTTGGCCAGGTCCGAAGACGCTGCGGCTGCGCCGCACGTCTCAGGGTTTCGGCTTCACTCTGCGGCATTTCATAGTCTACCCCCCCGAGTCTGCCGTGCACCTCTCCCTCAAG GATGAAGACAACGGTGGCAGAG GGAGACAGCGGAGCAGGCTGGAACCCATGGACACCATCTTTGTCAAGCAGGTGAAGGAGGGAGGTCCTGCCCATGGAGCTGGACTCTGCACAG GGGACCGCATCGTCAAGGTGAATGGCGAGAGCATCATCGGGAAGACCTACTCGCAGGTGATTGCCCTCATCCAGAACAG TGACGCCTCTCTGGAACTCTGTGTAATGCCCAAAGATGAAGACATATTGCAGTTG GCATATTCTCAGGATGCTTACCTTAAAGGAAACGACGCTTACAGTGGGAATGCCCGGAACATCCCTGAACCCCCGCCGATATGTTACCCGAGGATAGACTGTATACCCCTGGGGATGGCCCAAACCCCTGAGCCGTCCTCGTCGGCTGAGACACCGCGGACTCCGGGGCAAGGGGTTCGAGGGGCATGGCTGGGGGCGTCCGTGGGCGGCCAGCCTGACCACGGGTACTGCATGGAGATCCCGGTCACGCCATCGCCCCCGCAATGCCCCAAGTCCCAaacggtggtgtgtgtgtgcagcgaGAGCGTCCGGACACTTGCGGTTCCCTTGGACACCCGGGCACCTCGAGCAGGTCCCAGTCACCGGACAGAGGAAAACCGGTACAGCCCAGCAGTGTCAGAGCACATCCTTGGCATGGCCAGGCCCATTGCATCACCCGCAGTGTCGCCCTCTGCTGGCGGACAGTCACAGCACCCCTCCCCCAGGTCATCGGACCCTTCCGTGTTTCCAATGGGGAGCAGGACCGTTGGACTCTCCCCAAGCCGCCCCGACCCACACACAGTGACCCCCCGGTCCTCTACAATGACATCCATGGACCCCTCGCCTGTGGCATCCAATCACTGTTCACCCTCGTCTCCTGCTTCCTCCACCACCTCCCCCGCTGCCCATCAGAACATAGACTGGCGCAACTACACCACATACAAGGAGTACATGGACACCAAGCGCTTATACATGTATGGCTGCCGCACCATCCAGGAGCGCCTGGATAGCCTGCGGGCCGCCTCCCAGACAGGGGCTGAGCATAAGCCACGTGCCTCCAGTGTCTCCCAGGTCCGCCGGAGGAGCACGTCACATGACCGGGCCCCCCAGAGCACCGTAACGCCACCCCCACCACGCAGCGCATCTCAGGAGCGCCTTGGGGGCCCAGAACGGACGACCCTTGTCAAAGAGTGGCCCCGCAGTGCCTCCCAGGATGCCCTGGCCTCCACTCCCCCTTGGCCAGCCAAGCCGCGGGCAAGATCCTGTGACTATCTGGGTCGGGAGGGCTTCACCTCTGGCCGGGATCGGCAGGGGTTGAGCCCGATAGAGCCCGAGGACAAGCCCCCCTGTTTCCGCGAGGCTGCCTCAGCTGGCAGGCAGCCCTCATCAGCGCGGTCTTTGGGCGCAGcccaccggacgccgccggtgTATGGCTCTGACAGCCGGCTGGGTGCGGCCAGCTTTCGGAACTCGCCCCTTGCCCTGTCCTTTGCCAGGCCCCCCCGTCTGCCATTGACCAGCTCCACCCTGGCCCAGTCTCCCACAACGAGCAGTTATGCACTGCCTCTAGCCAGTCACCTGTCAGAGGCTCGAAGCAGAGCGCTGAGCCTGCGTGAGCTGACCTCCAGCACCCGTACTTATTCTGTACCTGCCATGACCTCTGCACAGCAGGACAAAAGCCCGCTGGTGGCGTCCCCCAGTAACggccccgccccccagccaGCAGCCAATGGGCAAAGCCCGGTGGAAGGGGAGGGAACCCCGGTGGTGGACAGCGTGGTCTTAAGGAAGAAGCCCACGCCCGGCGGACTGCATCCACTTCGGCACCCATCCTACATCCTGGCGGTGAATGAGCCGGATGGCGAACTGTCTCCTAGTGCCACCTGTTGGCTGCCGAATGACGCGCGCCGGGAGGTTCACATGAAGCGCCTGGGTGAGCAGCGCAAAGCCTCCAACTCCAGTAACCTGGGCGACTCCCTGGACTCCATTCCCTTCATAG ACGAGCCGTCCAGCCCAAGCGCCGACCACGACGCACTGCACATTCCAGCCTCGGCCGTCATATCTGTGACTCCAACCATCACCATGGTCCCCCCTAGCCCCACCTCCCCGACTCCTGTCATTCGCCGGCAGCTGTCACATGACCAAG ATTCTCTCCGCCTCACCATTTTGGAGTCGGACTGTGATGCCAAGACTGAGCGCTCCAAGTCCTGCGATGAAGGGCTGGATAACTACAAAGAGGAAGGAAGAAG GGGTTCATCCCTTAAGAGCATTGCGGGGCTAAGAGCTCTAAGGAAG ATGACAGACAGGTCCTCGGATGATTCCGGATCCCAGAAAGATTCCGCCTCTGAAGTCTTCAGCGATGCCACGAAGGAGGGCCTTCTCCACTTCCGGCAACTCGGCACTGACAAGAGCAAG CGAGTAGGTGGGGGCATGCGGCCATGGAAACAGATGTACGCAGTGCTGCGGGGTCACTCCCTCTGCCTGTACAAGGACAGGAAGGAGGGGCTGGCCCACGCCAACTCCCAATCAGAGGACGAGCCGCAGCCAATCAGCATCAAGGCCTGCCTGATCGACATCTCATACAGTGACACCAAGCGCAAGAACGTGCTGCGGCTGACAACCTCGGACTGCGAGTACCTCTTCCAGGCGGAGGACCGGGAAGACATGCTGTCCTGGATCCGGGTGATACAGGAGAACAGCAACCTGGATGAGGAG AACGAAGGTGTCACGAGCCGAGACCTGATCAGTCGACGGATTAGGGAGTATAACAGCCTGATGAG CCCCCCCAGCACAAAGACTGAGCCGTCACCCAAGCCCCCCCGACAGTCCCTCATTCAGAACTTCCTGGGGGGTAAAGGGGAGCCCAAGGCATCCATCCCGCACTCCCCAAAGCAGGACGCGGAGAGGAAGGTTCTGCACAAGG ACGACAGCAGCCCGCCCAAGGACAAGAGCACGCGGCGGAAGGGCATCCCCAGTCTGATCCGGAAGCCGTTTGAGAAGAAGACTTCCCAGGGAATCACGTTTGGCGTGCGCTTGGATGACTGTCCCCCAGCCCTAACCAACCCA TTCGTGCCCCTCATCGTGGAGGTGTGCTGCAAGCTGGTGGAAGAGCGGGGGCTGGAGTATACGGGCATCTACCGTGTGCCGGGCAACAACGCCGCCATCTCCAGCATGCAGGAGGAGCTGAACAACAAGGGCCTGGATGACATCGACATCCAGGACGAC AAATGGAAGGACCTTAATGTGATCAGCAGCTTGCTCAAATCCTTCTTCCGGAAGCTTCCAGAGCCATTGTTTACTAATG AAAAATATGGAGATTTTATTGAGGCCAACAGATTGGAGGATGCAACGGAAAGGTTAAAAACGCTGAAGAGGCTG CTCCACGAACTGCCAAGCCATCACTACGAAACTCTCAAGTTCCTCTCCGCACATCTCAAAACAGTGGCTGAGAATTCTGAAAAAAACAAG ATGGAGCCACGGAACCTGGCCATCGTGTTCGGCCCAACGCTGGTCCGCTCCTCAGAGGACAACATGACGCACATGGTCACGCACATGCCCGACCAATATAAAATCGTGGAGACCCTCATCCAGCAC TATGATTGGTTTTTCACAGAAGATGGGaatgaggagccaatg aCCGCAGTCCAGCAGGAGAACACGGTTGAGTGTCAGCCTGTGCCAAACATTGACCATCTGCTCACCAACATTGGGCGGACGGGCACCTCTCCAGGAGACGTATCAG ATTCGGCTAGTGACTCTGCTAAGTCTAAG CAGGGTTCCTGGGGATCCGGGAAGGACCTGCGCAAAGATCTACCGGTGTCCTGCATCTTTGCTGTGGCCAACCGCAGACGAAAGAGTCCCAAGGAGAAGCTGCAGCCTAGCAGTTCAGACGATGACCTGGATGGTGGGCTTCTCGGGCGGGGGCTAGCGGAGCAGGATCAAAACCGGGACGCCAGCTGGCTTCGCAATAGAGCCGGCCAGGAGGATAAGACTGGCGTTGGAGAGTGCCAGGAGTCTGGGAAGGAGAATGGAAAGGGATCTGAGCCAGCGGTCAAGATGGAGAAGGATCACTGGAACTCATTCTTGGTGAAAGAGAAGTCTTCCCCGGCACAACTATCACCCTCCCCTTCGCCCAGCCCCCGGCACACCGGTTCCCCCAGCTTCAGCTTCCGAACGGCAGCACCAGGGAAGTCCTCGCTGTCAGAGCCATCCTCACTGCTGGATGAGATTGTGTCTGATCTGGGCACCATGAGCTCCCAGGCCTCTGTGCACCGGGTCCGGCAAAGGAAACGGACTGGTCTGGAAGGGCGGGCTGGCGAGGCAGCGACGGCTGCAGCGGaggtcagctccatcacctCAGACTACTCCACTACCTCCTCCATGACCTTCCTGATGGGGGCCGATGGCAGCACGCTCAGCCCCGAGGTGCGGTCAGTGGCTGAGAGTCGGGGAGACGAGGCGGATGACGAGCGCAGCGAGCTGGTCAGTGAGGGACGGCCAGTGGAAACGGACAGCGAGAGTGACTTCTCCGTATTTGCCGGTGGCAGTCCCGCCCTGGACAGCGAGAAGGTCATGGGGTGCCCCTTAGACCCAACCAGTGGCGATCTGGGCGACGCTGAGGATAATGACACGGCCAGGTCAGAAGGTCGGTGCCTCTTCTCCACCCACAAACTGGTCGAGTGTGACACGCTGTCCCGGAGACGGTCGCTGCggcaaaagacagacagtgaatCATCAGAGGGGGGGCGGAGCGATAGAGAGTCCAACCGACTATCCCGTGTCCTGGAGGTGATGAAGAAAGGCCGGTCTGGTGGGAGCTTAAGCACCCCCTCCAGGGCGGAGTCAGAGAGGCAGGAGCCGGCATGGAAGCTGAAGATCACCGAGAGGCTGAAGTTCCGGCTGAAAACATCAGCGGATGACATGTTCGGGGTGGGCACGCCGAAGGCGGCGGCCCCGGCACCACCAGAGACTCGCAGGAAGAAGAACGTCCGGCGTCGCCACACCATGGGGGGACAGCGTGACTTTGCTGAACTGGCAGTCATTGGCAGCTGGAAGGGGCGGGGCGACCGGAGCGCAGAGGCGGAGCTTTCGGCCATGGACCGGCTGAAGCCCAAGTGTAGTTCGCAGGACTTCTCGATTCGGGAGTGGATCGCCCGGGAGCGCTGCCGCGGAGGACCCGAGCCTGCCCCGGATACCGCTGCCGACGGGGGGGGCTGCGCGCAGCCGGTCCAGGACGAGACCTCAGCCGCCACATCTGCAGACCCTCAGCAGGTGGAGCAAGCAAACGGGGGTGGCCTACAAGCCAAAAACAAACAGGCCTTGAGCCTGGCGGCTGACGCCCACCCGCATAAGCTGTCAGGGGCGCAGGTGGTACGCTCCAGATTCTACCAGTACCTGTGA